Within the Fundidesulfovibrio putealis DSM 16056 genome, the region GAGTCGCTTGTAATAGGCGGCGGATTGCTGTTCTTCCATGAGCAGCATTTAGCACCACGAACTGATGGTTGGCAACAGTCCGCAGCCAAATGCGCGGCCTGGCGTAAGGGTCTTGAACTTGTGGGCTTTCTTGGATAGTCTCGCCCCCCGATGCCGGGACGGCTGGGGTGGCGTTTTTTCGGGTAGTTGCATCTGTATAGAACGATCTGGCGGACACCATGCGTATCCTGCGATATATAGCCGTATGTTCGGCCTTGCTGTGCCTGCCGTCGCTGGCGGCCGGGCAGCAGCTCTTCGTTTCCGACGTGCAGGAGATCACCGTCCGTACCGGGCCGTCGCTCGACAACAAGATCGTCCAGATGGTCAAGAGCGGCACCAAGATGGACAAGATCAAGGAAGAGGGCGAGTGGGCCATGGTGCGCACGGACACCGGCAAGGAAGGCTGGGTCCTCAAGCGGTATCTCACTTCCGACATGCCCGTGAAGGTGCAGTTCGAGGAATTCAAGACCCGCAACGCCCAGATGATCGAGAAGGCCGGACAGGTGGAAGCCATCGTGGGCAAGTTCGAGGAGGAGAACAAGAACCTCCAGAAGAACCTGGCCGGGCTTCAGGGCGAATACGGCAAGCTCAAGTCCGAATACGAGACGCTCTCCAAGGCCAACGCCAACGTGGCCGAGATGACCAAGAGCTTCCATGAAATGAAGGCCGCGTCCGAGGCCGCGCGCCAGGAGGCGGACCGCCTGAAGCGCGAAAACGAGACCCTGCGCGACATCTCCGACGTGAAGTGGTTCCTGGCAGGGGCCGGGGTGCTGTTCGCGGGGTGGGTGTTCGGGTATCTGCTGGGGCGCTCGGCCCGCAAGAAGTCCAACCGGATGTACTTGTAAGTATACGCTCCAGTTGTCGCGTTTCGTATGCGCGCTCATGCGCCGTAAAAGCCTTCCGAAAAGAACCAGTGCTATTTTGTAGAAAAAACATGTTCATGTTTTTTCTACGAGTCTTGCCGCGAAGCCCACTGAGGGTCCAGGGGGATCATCCCCCTGGCCGCCGGAGGCATCTTCTCGCCTTTCTCCCCTCGCTTTTTCACGATGGAACCAGTCGTAACCAGCTAAAACCATAATGAGAGTAAAAACATGTTCATGTTTTTGCTCTCGCCTCACTCTTCACTGTCCTGTTCCTCCAGCAGCGCGATAACTTCCGGCATGCGCCGTTTCCTCTCGTCCTCGGTCTCCATTTCCAGCTGTTCCACCACGCGCCCATCGCGGTAGACCACCAGGGTCTTGGCGAAGGCAGCCACGTCGTCGGGGTCGTGGGTGATGAGCACGGCGGGTATGCCGAATTTTTCCAGCGTAGCGGCCAATTCGCGGCGCATGCGCACGCGCAGCAGCGGATCCAGCGCGGAAAACGGCTCGTCCAGCAGCAGCGCGGCGGGGCTGGCCATCATGGCCCGCGCCAGGGCCACGCGCTGGCGCTGCCCGCCGGACAGGCGAACCGGGCGCTCGGCGGCGAGCTGGCCGAGCCCGAAGGCGTCCAGCATGGCGCGCACCCGTTCATTCTGCTCGCGCGAGAGTTTTCCGGGCCATCCGGGATTCAGGCCGAAGCCCACGTTCCCGGCCACGCTCAGGTGGGGGAAGAGGGCGTAATCCTGGAAAAGATAGCCGAGCCCCCGGTCCTTTGGGGGCAGGTCGATGCCTGCGGCGTGGTCGAAGAGCACGCGCCCGTCCAGTTCGATGCGCCCGCCGCTTGGGCGCATGAGCCCTGCCATGGCCTGGAGGGTGAGGGTCTTGCCGGAGCCGGAAGGCCCGAACAGCACCACGGCGTCGCCGGAGGCCTCAAAGGCCGAGCGCAGATGGAAGCTGCGGTCT harbors:
- a CDS encoding TIGR04211 family SH3 domain-containing protein; translated protein: MRILRYIAVCSALLCLPSLAAGQQLFVSDVQEITVRTGPSLDNKIVQMVKSGTKMDKIKEEGEWAMVRTDTGKEGWVLKRYLTSDMPVKVQFEEFKTRNAQMIEKAGQVEAIVGKFEEENKNLQKNLAGLQGEYGKLKSEYETLSKANANVAEMTKSFHEMKAASEAARQEADRLKRENETLRDISDVKWFLAGAGVLFAGWVFGYLLGRSARKKSNRMYL
- a CDS encoding ATP-binding cassette domain-containing protein, whose protein sequence is MRVRVDIEAVLSSGDRSFHLRSAFEASGDAVVLFGPSGSGKTLTLQAMAGLMRPSGGRIELDGRVLFDHAAGIDLPPKDRGLGYLFQDYALFPHLSVAGNVGFGLNPGWPGKLSREQNERVRAMLDAFGLGQLAAERPVRLSGGQRQRVALARAMMASPAALLLDEPFSALDPLLRVRMRRELAATLEKFGIPAVLITHDPDDVAAFAKTLVVYRDGRVVEQLEMETEDERKRRMPEVIALLEEQDSEE